From Pelosinus fermentans DSM 17108, the proteins below share one genomic window:
- the addB gene encoding helicase-exonuclease AddAB subunit AddB encodes MKLRLIIGRAGAGKTQYCLEEMGQMLAASPEGRSMIMILPEHATFQVEHELASNPDIAGFTRAYVFGFRRLAHRILMETGGAVRPHITELGKRIVLNKLLHDHQADFKIFHRAAAQRSFADILVSMIQEFKAYGVSPESLAEVEEQCSDLPIGDKLHDLALVYQGFENFLQGRYTDPEDYLTLLAEKIPQSAILHQAEVWIDGFTWFNPQEAGVVAQLLQNAASVTITLCLADAKSGEQASETALFHRQWDTRRKLLDMARKMGAEVEEVELVQTKRFSAPLLGHIEEQLFTFPSMVWTGEVRGVVVTEAANRRVEIEGMARDMLRLSREEGYRWRDIGVLLRNGDSYAELVETVLADYEIPFFSDRKRQPVHHPLAELLRSVLEVITERWSYDPLFRCFKTDLFDLSRDDIDKLENYVLEFGIRGTKWTNGQPWTFIRRFSLGEDEELNEVQQEQLQSINEIRMKASAPLIVFEQQMKAATTVLAMTTALYEFLVGLMVPEKLEVWAVHAEETGDLEQAREHRQLWDQVIQLMEQLVEICGTEEMKVADYGIMLSEGLEGLTLSLIPPGLDYVTVSPMEQTSLVNIRSIYIPGVNDGVLPMRGRGEGLLTDAERGQMSQLGLELAPGSQSDSFAERFLVYTALTRARDYLWLSYPLADEEGKGLSPSLLIKRVRELADVPFHSLPVEPVPGSERQYIAHGKRSISSLAAVLRSYKSGEAIASVWWDVYNWAIQHQGLEWYVQRAVAGLFHHNQVEPLPGNLARRLYPKKNKLRGSVTRFESYQACPFKHFAQYGLSLKERAVFRLQAPDWGQFLHAALKGFGDSLQEAGRDWGSMSEGEYKEIVNQVVEELAPKLQNEILLSSEQHKHLVGRLKRTVTRAVRRLVEFDRVSTFKPMAMEKSFGRGDDALPPLVYMLPDDISLEIVGQIDRLDVADLEGKKYMLIIDYKSGGAWLKLVDVYYGLRLQLLTYLLVASKAYEDCLPAGVLYYFLKNPNLSDKIKLGADEICKKINGLLKMPGWVLADSQVIRLLDQSIDGYSEFLKVALKKDDTFYSNCLSYVKEPEEFQLLLRHVEKKLVDTAREIMEGNIAISPYALDKRTPCGFCQYSSVCQFDSLLPENQYRRLAKPDESSIMGKIVQGQEVKPDELV; translated from the coding sequence GTGAAGCTTCGTTTAATAATAGGAAGGGCTGGGGCTGGTAAGACCCAGTATTGTTTAGAGGAAATGGGACAGATGCTGGCAGCATCACCGGAAGGCCGGTCCATGATCATGATCTTGCCGGAGCATGCTACCTTTCAGGTGGAGCATGAGCTGGCATCCAATCCTGACATTGCTGGCTTTACGAGGGCCTATGTCTTTGGTTTTCGCCGTTTGGCGCATCGGATTTTAATGGAAACGGGTGGTGCGGTTCGTCCTCATATTACGGAACTGGGGAAACGAATCGTATTGAATAAATTGCTGCATGATCATCAAGCAGATTTTAAGATCTTTCATCGGGCGGCTGCCCAGCGAAGTTTTGCCGATATTTTAGTCAGCATGATTCAGGAATTTAAAGCCTATGGTGTATCACCAGAGTCTTTGGCGGAAGTGGAAGAACAGTGTTCGGATTTGCCGATTGGTGATAAACTGCATGATTTAGCCTTAGTATATCAAGGTTTTGAGAACTTTTTGCAAGGGCGTTATACAGATCCTGAAGACTATCTCACTTTGCTGGCGGAGAAGATTCCTCAGTCTGCTATTTTGCATCAGGCCGAGGTGTGGATTGATGGTTTTACGTGGTTTAATCCTCAAGAAGCAGGTGTGGTGGCACAGCTATTGCAGAATGCTGCCAGTGTAACCATTACCTTGTGTTTGGCAGATGCGAAGTCTGGCGAGCAGGCAAGTGAGACAGCCTTGTTTCATCGCCAGTGGGATACACGGCGGAAGCTATTGGACATGGCAAGGAAAATGGGAGCAGAGGTTGAGGAAGTGGAACTAGTTCAGACTAAGCGCTTTAGCGCTCCACTTCTTGGTCATATAGAAGAGCAGTTATTTACCTTTCCTTCTATGGTTTGGACGGGAGAAGTACGAGGCGTAGTGGTAACAGAGGCTGCCAATCGTCGGGTAGAAATCGAGGGTATGGCAAGAGATATGCTGCGTTTAAGCCGGGAGGAAGGCTATCGCTGGCGGGATATTGGGGTTTTGCTTCGGAATGGGGATAGTTACGCTGAACTTGTAGAAACAGTGCTGGCTGATTATGAGATACCTTTTTTCAGTGATCGCAAACGTCAGCCGGTACATCATCCCTTAGCAGAATTATTGCGTTCTGTTTTAGAAGTGATCACGGAAAGGTGGAGTTATGATCCGCTGTTTCGCTGTTTTAAGACAGATTTATTTGATTTGTCCCGGGATGACATTGATAAATTGGAAAACTACGTATTGGAGTTTGGGATTCGCGGTACAAAATGGACCAATGGTCAGCCCTGGACGTTTATTCGTCGTTTTTCCTTAGGGGAAGATGAGGAATTGAATGAAGTGCAGCAAGAGCAGCTGCAATCTATTAATGAGATACGGATGAAAGCCTCCGCGCCCCTGATTGTCTTTGAGCAGCAGATGAAAGCTGCAACTACGGTACTGGCGATGACGACGGCCCTATATGAATTTCTAGTGGGGCTGATGGTGCCTGAAAAACTGGAAGTGTGGGCGGTTCATGCCGAAGAAACCGGAGATCTGGAGCAGGCACGGGAGCATCGTCAGCTATGGGACCAAGTCATTCAGTTAATGGAACAACTGGTGGAAATCTGTGGAACAGAAGAAATGAAAGTCGCCGATTATGGAATTATGCTCAGTGAAGGCTTGGAAGGACTGACCCTCAGTCTCATACCTCCTGGACTTGATTATGTTACTGTTTCTCCCATGGAGCAGACCAGCTTGGTAAACATTCGGAGTATTTATATCCCTGGCGTAAATGATGGGGTATTGCCTATGCGTGGTCGCGGCGAGGGTTTATTAACGGATGCCGAGCGAGGTCAGATGAGCCAGCTGGGACTGGAATTAGCACCCGGTTCTCAATCGGATTCTTTTGCAGAACGGTTTCTGGTTTATACAGCTTTAACGAGGGCGAGAGACTATTTGTGGCTGAGTTATCCTCTGGCAGATGAAGAAGGCAAGGGGCTAAGCCCTTCCCTTTTGATCAAACGGGTGCGGGAATTGGCAGACGTACCCTTTCATTCCTTGCCTGTAGAACCTGTGCCGGGAAGTGAACGACAATATATCGCCCATGGGAAACGCAGTATTTCCTCTTTGGCGGCTGTGCTCCGCAGCTACAAGAGCGGTGAGGCAATTGCCAGTGTGTGGTGGGATGTTTATAACTGGGCGATACAGCATCAGGGACTGGAGTGGTATGTGCAGCGAGCGGTAGCAGGATTGTTTCATCACAACCAGGTAGAGCCCCTGCCAGGAAATTTGGCGAGACGTTTATATCCGAAGAAGAATAAACTTAGGGGCAGCGTCACCCGTTTTGAATCCTATCAGGCTTGTCCCTTCAAGCACTTTGCTCAATATGGACTTAGTCTTAAGGAACGAGCGGTTTTTCGACTGCAGGCTCCTGACTGGGGACAGTTTTTGCATGCTGCTCTCAAAGGATTTGGCGACAGCCTGCAAGAGGCCGGGCGGGATTGGGGCAGTATGAGCGAAGGGGAGTACAAGGAAATTGTCAATCAAGTGGTAGAAGAACTGGCCCCAAAACTGCAAAATGAGATTTTATTAAGTTCGGAGCAGCACAAGCATTTGGTGGGCAGGCTGAAGCGGACGGTGACTCGTGCAGTGCGTCGTCTGGTGGAATTTGACAGAGTAAGTACCTTTAAACCCATGGCAATGGAAAAGTCATTTGGCCGGGGGGATGATGCGCTGCCGCCTCTCGTTTATATGCTGCCTGATGATATTTCCTTGGAAATAGTGGGACAGATTGATCGTTTGGATGTTGCCGATTTAGAAGGCAAGAAATATATGCTCATCATTGATTATAAGTCAGGGGGCGCTTGGCTGAAATTGGTGGATGTATATTATGGACTGCGGCTGCAGTTATTAACCTATCTATTGGTAGCGAGTAAGGCATATGAAGATTGTCTGCCCGCAGGAGTGCTGTATTATTTTTTAAAGAATCCGAACTTATCCGATAAGATAAAATTAGGCGCAGATGAAATCTGCAAAAAAATCAATGGTCTTTTGAAGATGCCCGGCTGGGTGTTAGCAGATTCTCAGGTCATACGGCTATTGGATCAAAGCATTGATGGCTATTCTGAATTCTTGAAGGTCGCCTTGAAAAAGGATGATACCTTTTATAGCAATTGCTTGTCTTATGTCAAAGAGCCGGAAGAATTTCAATTGTTACTCCGTCACGTAGAGAAGAAATTAGTGGATACAGCACGGGAGATTATGGAGGGAAACATTGCAATTAGTCCGTATGCCTTAGATAAACGAACGCCATGCGGATTTTGTCAGTATAGTTCAGTGTGTCAGTTTGACAGTTTATTGCCGGAAAATCAATACCGCAGACTGGCAAAGCCGGACGAGAGCAGTATTATGGGGAAAATTGTCCAAGGGCAGGAGGTGAAACCTGATGAGTTGGTCTGA
- a CDS encoding carboxypeptidase-like regulatory domain-containing protein, which translates to MKNRKIFLLILGSFLFVNLFYFNTAGATAKYLISGKITDSNLRPIDGAKVVFEMEGGLKGIQIAKTDNRGNYTISLPATNKTYWVTIGKERYKTYRGKIYLKDGSDNFNFVLHK; encoded by the coding sequence TTGAAAAACAGAAAGATTTTCCTGCTAATTCTCGGTTCTTTTCTTTTCGTGAACTTGTTTTATTTTAACACTGCGGGGGCAACAGCCAAGTACCTTATTTCTGGGAAAATAACGGATTCAAATTTGCGGCCAATTGATGGAGCAAAAGTAGTATTCGAAATGGAGGGCGGCTTGAAAGGGATACAAATTGCAAAGACTGACAATCGAGGTAATTATACAATTTCTTTGCCAGCAACAAACAAAACATATTGGGTAACGATAGGTAAAGAAAGATACAAAACATACCGCGGAAAAATTTATTTGAAAGATGGCAGTGATAACTTTAATTTCGTTTTACATAAATAA
- a CDS encoding helix-turn-helix domain-containing protein has product MLGQRLREARQLKNLKQIDVAPLIGITSQALSNYERGDRDPDTDTLNKLAGIYNVTVDYLLGRDTPLIHSKEERNTKDLGRFLEQPEILFNGIPLTKEDIEKIKASLEIVFWDAKQKKKREKS; this is encoded by the coding sequence ATGCTTGGTCAAAGATTGCGTGAAGCTAGACAATTAAAGAACTTAAAACAAATTGATGTTGCTCCGCTTATCGGTATAACCAGCCAGGCATTATCAAATTATGAACGCGGTGACAGAGACCCCGATACAGATACCTTGAATAAGCTTGCTGGAATTTACAATGTAACTGTTGACTACCTTCTAGGTCGTGATACTCCCCTAATCCACTCAAAAGAAGAAAGAAACACCAAGGATCTAGGGAGATTCCTAGAACAGCCAGAAATCCTATTTAATGGTATACCATTGACAAAGGAAGATATAGAAAAAATCAAAGCATCTCTGGAAATCGTATTCTGGGATGCAAAGCAGAAAAAGAAGCGGGAAAAATCGTAA